Proteins found in one Anopheles aquasalis chromosome 3, idAnoAquaMG_Q_19, whole genome shotgun sequence genomic segment:
- the LOC126576223 gene encoding armadillo repeat protein deleted in velo-cardio-facial syndrome homolog: protein MQSEDDLIGRTHNYHYQQQQQQQQLQHQPQQQHLQQPQAQQTTQQITTVTKVVREVKQLGADGLPFDYVAMPLDMGSDGQPIDYVSMPMGIYTTRTQYLNYNHMDQPDQQMGTGGGGVGGGPQVQPGQHLPPGAKLMGGGPGGVGGTGPGHYQDYEHYAQYTSDAGGGGGGGGGGVAYDLGHSVGHHQSHAQSYLGEYSMNDRSNTPHNSSENSDASLPLPMGVGPSMGNPSVGGGAAGNLLAGPGGYLQGQYDEMGEYVIAPSPGGPVDRLYPDNPSAMVYGYVSTPPYGTISSHMDPHNGGGVEPTYATKQQLAYEAAAAAAAANAQQQRGGPMVAPDGSCYYDGDDDLHQQMSNLQIHNHVFLQHIITSPGGGGSNRAGVSGGANGGGGGGGGGGSLMGEAMGAGVVDLDEQQRQMKWRDPNLTEVIGFLSHPNNAIKANAAAYLQHLCYMDDPNKQRTRTLGGIPPLVKLLGHENTDVFRNACGALRNLSYGRQNDENKRAINKAGGIQSLIHLLRRTAESDIKELVTGIIWNMSSCEDLKRYIIDDAVVVIVSYIIIPHSGWDPANPGETCWSTVFRNASGILRNVSSAGEYARKKLRECEGLVDSLLYVIRIAIEKSNIGNKIVENCVCILRNLSYRCQEVEDPNYDKNPIPHHSSIDGGSTGGGSGGGGGSSSGGGGGSAIVSAASSKGENLGCFGASKKKKEQQAAAAAAQQQQAAADKDHAAANGDPARMAYKNTAHYKGAEQLWQPDVVHSYLALLQSCSNPETLEAAAGALQNLAACYWQPSIEIRATVRKEKGLPILVELLRMEVDRVVCAVATALRNLAIDQRNKELIGKYAMRDLVQKLPSGNPQCDQGTSDDTIAAVLATLNEVIKKNAEFARSLLDAGGVERLMNMSRQKLKYTPRVLKFASQLLFTMWQHQDLRDVYKKHGWKEQDFVTKTIASRNLNSSNGGSGSGGGSGGSGTGGSYSDNSPNSPNNTLNRPMASQSGTRYEDRTMKRQQASSSSANNGGQAMSLPPGDGTIKMGR, encoded by the exons ATGCAGAGTGAGGATGATTTAATTGGACGAACGCACaactaccactaccagcagcagcagcagcagcagcagctccagcaccagccccagcagcagcacctacaGCAGCCACAGGCCCAGCAGACGACACAGCAGATCACGACTGTTACGAAGGTCGTGCGCGAGGTGAAGCAGTTGGGCGCGGATGGACTACCGTTCGACTATGTAGCAATGCCTCTAGACATGGGAAGCGACGGTCAACCAATCGACTACgtgtcgatgccgatgggtATCTACACTACCCGGACGCAGTACTTAAACTACAACCACATGGATCAACCGGACCAACAGATGGGcacgggcggtggtggcgttggtggtggcccgcAGGTACAGCCCGGTCAACATCTACCACCGGGCGCCAAGCTGATGGGTGGTGGTccgggtggtgttggtggcacCGGCCCAGGTCATTATCAGGACTACGAGCACTACGCGCAGTACACGAGCGACGCTggaggcggaggtggtggtggtggtggtggcgttgcttACGATTTAGGCCATTCGGTCGGGCACCATCAGTCACATGCGCAGTCGTACTTGGGCGAGTACTCGATGAACGATCGGtcgaacacaccacacaattCGAGCGAAAACAGTGACGCCTCTCTGCCGCTACCGATGGGAGTGGGACCGTCGATGGGCAACCCgtcggtgggtggtggtgcggccggCAATCTGCTCGCCGGTCCCGGTGGCTACCTGCAGGGACAGTACGATGAGATGGGCGAGTACGTGATCGCACCATCACCGGGTGGCCCGGTCGATCGGCTCTATCCGGATAATCCTTCGGCCATGGTGTACGGGTACGTGTCGACGCCACCGTACGGCACGATCAGTTCGCACATGGATCCCCacaatggcggtggtgtggagCCAACGTACGCCACGAAACAGCAGCTGGCGTAcgaggcagcggcagcggccgccgctgctaacgcacagcagcaacggggcGGCCCGATGGTTGCACCGGATGGTTCGTGCTActacgacggtgacgacgatctGCATCAGCAGATGTCGAACCTGCAGATACATAATCACGTGTTTCTTCAGCACATCATCACCTCGCCGGGCGGTGGCGGAAGTAACCGTGCCGGGGTGAGCGGTggtgccaatggtggtggtggtggtggtggtggcggtggttcgcTGATGGGTGAAGCGATGGGGGCCGGTGTGGTGGATCTGGatgagcagcaacggcagaTGAAGTGGCGCGATCCGAACCTCACCGAGGTGATCGGTTTCCTGAGCCACCCGAACAATGCGATCAAGGCGAATGCGGCCGCGTATCTGCAGCACCTGTGCTACATGGACGATCCGAACAAGCAGCGGACGCGTACGCTCGGTGGTATACCGCCGCTGGTGAAGCTGCTCGGGCACGAGAACACGGACGTGTTCCGGAATGCGTGCGGAGCGCTCCGTAACCTTTCGTACGGGCGACAGAATGACGAAAACAAGCGTGCAATTAACAAGGCGGGCGGTATACAGTCGCTGATTCATCTGCTGCGCCGGACGGCCGAATCCGACATCAAGGAGCTGGTGACGGGCATCATCTGGAATATGTCGTCGTGTGAGGATCTGAAGCGCTACATCATCGACGATGCggtcgtcgtgatcgtgtcGTACATTATCATTCCCCACTCGGGCTGGGATCCGGCGAATCCGGGTGAAACGTGCTGGAGTACGGTGTTCCGTAATGCGTCCGGTATTCTGCGTAACGTGAGTTCGGCCGGCGAGTACGCACGGAAGAAGTTGCGCGAGTGCGAAGGGCTCGTCGATTCGCTACTGTACGTCATACGGATAGCGATCGAGAAGTCGAACATCGGCAACAAGATCGTGGAGAACTGTGTGTGCATACTGCGGAACCTCTCGTACCGGTGCCAGGAGGTGGAGGATCCGAATTATGACAAAAACCCGATCCCCCATCATAGCTCCATCGATGGTGgtagcaccggtggtggtagtggcggcggcggcggtagtagtagtggtggtggtggcggcagtgcgATCGTTAGTGCGGCGTCGTCCAAGGGCGAAAATTTGGGTTGCTTTGGGGCgagtaaaaagaagaaggaacaacaggcagctgctgcagcggcccagcaacagcaggcggcCGCCGATAAGGATCATGCCGCAGCAAACGGTGATCCGGCGAGGATGGCATACAAAAACACCGCACACTACAAAG GAGCCGAACAGCTGTGGCAACCGGACGTTGTACATTCTTATCTTGCCTTACTGCAGAGCTGTTCGAACCCGGAGACGCTGGAGGCGGCGGCCGGTGCCTTACAGAACCTGGCCGCCTGCTACTGGCAGCCGAGCATCGAGATCCGGGCAACGGTGCGCAAGGAGAAGGGGCTACCGATactggtggagctgctgcgcaTGGAGGTAGATCGGGTagtgtgtgcggtggcgaCCGCGCTCCGCAATCTAGCAATCGACCAAAGAAACAAGGAGCTCATCGGGAAGTACGCGATGCGTGATCTCGTGCAAAAGCTACCGTCGGGCAATCCGCAGTGCGACCAGGGTACGTCGGACGATACGATAGCGGCGGTGTTGGCCACGCTCAATGAGGTGATCAAGAAGAACGCCGAGTTTGCCCGGTCACTGCTCGATGCCGGCGGTGTCGAGCGGTTAATGAACATGTCGCGCCAAAAGCTCAAATACACACCGCGCGTCCTCAAgtttgccagccagctgctCTTTACGATGTGGCAGCATCAGGATCTGCGGGACGTGTACAAGAAGCACGGTTGGAAGGAGCAAGACTTTGTGACGAAAACGATCGCCTCGCGGAAcctgaacagcagcaacggtggtagtggtagtggcggtggtagtggtggcagcggtacCGGTGGCAGCTACAGTGACAACTCGCCCAACTCACCCAACAACACACTAAACCGTCCGATGGCATCGCAGAGCGGAACCCGATATGAGGATCGTACCATGAAGCGGCAGCaggcatcatcgtcatcggcgaATAATGGTGGCCAGGCGATGTCCTTACCACCCGGTGATGGCACGATCAAGATGG GAAGATGA